One stretch of Prunus persica cultivar Lovell chromosome G1, Prunus_persica_NCBIv2, whole genome shotgun sequence DNA includes these proteins:
- the LOC18793768 gene encoding uncharacterized protein LOC18793768, translated as MNSHWIQSKDKAFNILLTHTQTLQVRLIFFLKREANTETIMLASMANQRASSSSASFTNSWKNQVFLSFRGVDTRHNFTDHLYSALCQRGINTFRDDDELRRGEEISTSLLTAIEESKISVVVFSKNYASSKWCLDELVKILDCKESNQQQVIPVFYKVNPSDVRNQGGSFGDALANMECKYKENMKKVKKWRAALAQLAVLSGLTLDEHQSESKFIQNIIEEISKHVLNTVYLEVAEHPVGMQAQVQVMNKLLDLEENDVRMVGVWGTGGIGKTTIAKAVYNSIAHKFEGCSFLANVRERSTSHEGSVGLQENLLSDILRVKYLKVTNVDKGVTMIKEWLRRRKVLLVLDDVDAMEQLHKLVGACDWFGAGSRIIITTRDKQLLTAHEVNLIHEVKILDDDKALELFCWHAFKTSGPPLGDYVKLAERAIRYAQGLPLALKVLGCCLCGGSIDKWEAALDGFKSPKIQDVLKISYNALDHSVQEVFLDIACFFKGQNRKDVTEILVACGLNARYGIEVLIEKALISVKFDYIQMHHLLEEMGKDIVQQESPDELGGHSRLWSHEDIEHVLTNDTGTKKITGIMLNSPKKDYEIFLDVDCFSKMKNLKIFMNYNVFLYGDIGCLPNMLRVLDWYRCPLQSFPPNFRPKGLGLLNLPYSRIKQLGEGLKHLTKLTSLNLMGSEFLTEIPDLSGSPNLRHQSESKFIQNIIEEISKHVLNRVCLEVAEHPIGMQAQVQVMNKLLDLGENDVRMVGVWGTGEIGKTTIAKAVYNSIAHKFEGCSFLANVRERSTSHEGLVGLQENLLSDILRVKNLKVNVDKGVTMIKEWLRRRKVLLVLDDVDDMEQLHSLVGACDWFGVGSRIIITTRDKQLLTAHGVNVIHEVKILDNHEALELFCWHAFKTSEPPLGDYVKLAESAIRYAQGLPLVLKVLGSCLCGGDIDKWKAALEGFKSPKIQDVLKISYNALDDIVKEVFLDIACFFKGKSRNYVIDACELNTRYGIDVLIEKALISVEGSYIQMHDLLEKMGKDIIEQESPTEPGGRSRLWFHSDVKHVLTNNTGTNKITGIMLNFPRKNYEIFLNVDKSFSKMKNLKILMNYNVCLYGEVSLADAFPNNLRVLDWKRGQYRSWPANFSPKALVVLHQPYSCIKQIGQRFQHFTKLTSLNLEHSEFLTEIPDLSNSPALRYLNANGCRSLVEVHPSVGYLDKLQYLAFAGCRELTKFPNKVRLKSLKFFLLYGCIKLESFPEIVDKMESLTELDLGRTAIKELPASIGHLIGLEILRLSESAIKELPASIGNLIGLKELSLSESAIKELPASIEHLTALEKLNFTRTAIQKLPSSFGNFNALKELWLGGTAIEELPSSIGDLTALKGLDLQGCENLANLPQSIYGLQNLEYFNLSRCPKLVTLPNNLISEVLSSAESLPLEVRTNANSPHDGDFVRPRVMYFEECNASNIDCLENFCCWSNLTIINLSKSDFVSLLVCISKCVNLWELDLRGCKRLEEIIGQLPASIARIDMADCVSLERFSTLSKILEDEDMQGISDMDLSNCHRLCDNLRLDVSKMAKILLNQMNRNEKIIVKLPGSDSEVPEWFTFRNYFDDYDESKFDYFDIDGRSAHYYELPIEIPWTSILENTKLVLCAVWEITESFVSPCSLLFELYYYRLDRLEVSGGETGAGNVWLECIPLSFAHRQLSHGFGVTVVGKGLRIKSIGAHMAPISMSRDGDDDGKHIDENELDDDGDVGDEVRPKKRTKI; from the exons ATGAATTCACATTGGATTCAAAGCAAAGATAAAGCTTTTAACATTTTGCTCACTCACACCCAAACTCTTCAAGTAAGACTCATCTTTTTTCTGAAGAGAGAAGCAAACACTGAAACAATTATGTTGGCTTCCATGGCCAACCAACGAGCCTCTTCGTCCTCGGCTTCCTTCACCAATTCATGGAAAAACCAGGTCTTTTTGAGCTTCAGAGGCGTAGACACGCGCCACAACTTCACAGACCATTTGTATAGCGCTTTATGTCAACGAGGCATTAACACCTTCAGGGATGATGATGAGCTCAGAAGGGGAGAAGAAATATCAACATCGCTTCTCACAGCAATTGAAGAATCAAAGATTTCTGTCGTTGTGTTCTCTAAAAACTATGCCTCTTCAAAGTGGTGTTTGGATGAACTTGTTAAGATTCTTGACTGCAAAGAATCAAATCAACAACAGGTCATCCCAGTTTTTTACAAggtgaatccatcagatgtaCGGAATCAAGGAGGTAGCTTTGGGGATGCATTGGCTAACATGGAGTGcaaatacaaagaaaatatgaagaaGGTCAAGAAATGGAGGGCAGCTCTTGCACAACTAGCAGTTTTGTCAGGGCTCACTTTGGACGA GCATCAATCTGAATCTAAGTTTATCCAAAACATCATTGAAGAGATTTCAAAACACGTATTAAACACCGTGTATTTGGAAGTGGCAGAGCATCCAGTTGGAATGCAAGCTCAAGTACAAGTTATGAATAAGCTTTTAGATTTGGAGGAAAACGATGTTCGTATGGTAGGGGTATGGGGAACTGGTGGAATAGGTAAGACCACAATTGCTAAAGCTGTTTATAATTCAATTGCCCACAAATTTGAAGGTTGTTCCTTTTTGGCAAACGTTAGAGAAAGGTCAACGTCGCATGAAGGTTCAGTCGGATTACAAGAGAATCTTCTTTCTGACATTCTAAGGGTAAAATATTTGAAGGTGACCAATGTTGATAAGGGAGTCACTATGATAAAGGAATGGTTGAGGCGTAGAAAGGTTCTCTTGGTTCTTGATGACGTGGATGCCATGGAACAGTTACACAAGTTAGTTGGGGCATGTGATTGGTTTGGTGCAGGCAGTAGAATTATCATAACAACAAGAGATAAGCAACTGTTAACTGCTCATGAGGTTAATTTGATACATGAGGTCAAGATTTTAGATGATGATAAAGCTCTTGAGCTCTTCTGTTGGCATGCCTTCAAAACAAGTGGGCCTCCTTTGGGTGATTATGTGAAACTTGCAGAACGTGCAATACGCTATGCTCAAGGCCTTCCTTTGGCTTTGAAAGTTCTCGGTTGTTGTCTATGTGGTGGAAGTATAGATAAATGGGAAGCTGCATTGGATGGtttcaaaagcccaaaaatTCAAGATGTTCTCAAAATAAGTTACAATGCATTGGATCATAGTGTACAGGAGGTTTTCCTGGACATTGCATGTTTCTTTAAGGGTCAAAATAGAAAGGATGTGACAGAAATACTTGTAGCTTGTGGCCTCAACGCTAGATATGGCATTGAAGTGCTCATAGAAAAGGCACTCATAAGTGttaaatttgattatattCAGATGCATCACTTACTAGAAGAGATGGGTAAGGACATAGTTCAACAAGAGTCGCCCGATGAACTTGGAGGTCATAGCAGATTGTGGTCTCATGAAGATATCGAGCATGTTTTGACTAATGATACT ggaacaaaaaaaatcacaggCATCATGTTAAATTCCCCCAAAAAGGATTATGAGATATTCTTGGATGTTGACTGCTTCTCGAAGATgaaaaatcttaaaattttcatgaaCTATAACGTATTTCTTTATGGAGACATTGGTTGTCTTCCAAACATGTTGAGAGTGCTTGATTGGTATAGATGTCCGCTCCAATCTTTTCCACCCAATTTTCGTCCAAAGGGACTAGGGTTGCTCAATCTGCCTTACAGCCGCATCAAACAACTAGGGGAGGGATTGAAG CATTTGACAAAGTTGACATCTTTGAATTTAATGGGCTCTGAATTCCTGACTGAAATCCCCGACCTATCCGGCAGCCCAAACTTAAG GCATCAATCTGAATCTAAGTTTATCCAAAACATCATTGAAGAGATTTCAAAACACGTATTAAACCGTGTGTGTTTGGAAGTGGCAGAGCATCCAATTGGAATGCAAGCTCAAGTACAAGTTATGAATAAGCTTTTAGATTTGGGGGAAAACGATGTTCGTATGGTAGGGGTATGGGGAACTGGTGAAATTGGTAAGACCACAATTGCTAAAGCTGTTTATAATTCAATTGCCCACAAATTTGAAGGTTGTTCCTTTTTGGCAAACGTTAGAGAAAGGTCAACGTCGCATGAAGGTTTAGTCGGATTACAAGAGAATCTTCTTTCTGACATTTTAAGggtaaaaaatttgaaggtgAATGTTGATAAAGGAGTTACTATGATAAAGGAATGGTTGAGGCGTAGAAAGGTTCTCTTGGTTCTTGATGACGTGGATGACATGGAACAGTTACACAGTTTAGTTGGGGCATGTGATTGGTTTGGTGTAGGCAGTAGAATTATCATAACAACAAGGGATAAGCAACTATTAACTGCTCATGGTGTTAATGTAATACATGAGGTCAAGATTTTAGATAACCATGAAGCTCTTGAGCTCTTCTGTTGGCATGCCTTCAAAACAAGTGAGCCTCCTTTGGGTGATTATGTGAAACTTGCAGAAAGTGCAATACGCTATGCTCAAGGCCTTCCTTTGGTTTTGAAAGTTCTGGGTTCATGTCTCTGTGGTGGAGATATAGATAAATGGAAAGCTGCATTGGAGGGtttcaaaagcccaaaaatTCAAGATGTTCTCAAAATAAGTTACAATGCCTTGGATGATATTGTCAAGGAGGTTTTCCTTGACATCGCATGTTTCTTTAAGGGTAAAAGTAGAAACTATGTGATAGACGCTTGTGAGCTAAACACTAGATATGGCATTGATGTACTCATAGAAAAGGCCCTCATAAGTGTTGAAGGAAGTTACATTCAGATGCATGACTTACTAGAAAAGATGGGTAAGGACATAATTGAGCAGGAGTCGCCCACTGAACCAGGAGGACGTAGCAGATTGTGGTTTCATAGTGATGTCAAGCATGTTCTGACTAATAATACA ggaacaaataaaatcacaGGCATCATGTTAAATTTCCCCAGAAAAAATTATGAGATATTCTTGAATGTTGACAAAAGCTTCTCGAAGATGAAAAATCTTAAAATTCTCATGAACTACAACGTATGCCTTTACGGAGAAGTTAGTTTGGCAGACGCTTTTCCAAACAACTTGAGAGTGCTTGATTGGAAAAGAGGTCAATACCGATCTTGGCCAGCCAACTTTAGTCCAAAGGCACTAGTTGTGCTCCATCAGCCTTACAGCTGCATCAAACAAATAGGGCAGAGATTTCAG CATTTCACAAAGTTGACATCTTTGAATTTAGAGCACTCTGAATTCCTAACTGAAATCCCCGACTTATCCAACAGCCCAGCATTAAGGTACTTGAATGCGAATGGTTGTAGAAGTTTAGTCGAGGTTCATCCATCTGTTGGATATCTTGATAAACTTCAATATTTGGCCTTTGCTGGCTGCCGTGAACTCACCAAGTTTCCAAATAAAGTTAGGTTGAAAtctctgaaattttttcttctttacggTTGCATAAAGTTGGAGAGTTTCCCAGAAATTGTGGACAAAATGGAATCCTTAACTGAATTGGACCTTGGGAGAACTGCTATAAAAGAGTTGCCTGCATCAATTGGACATCTCATTGGGCTGGAAATATTGCGCTTATCTGAAAGTGCTATAAAAGAGTTGCCTGCATCAATTGGAAATCTCATTGGGCTGAAAGAATTGAGCTTATCTGAAAGTGCTATAAAAGAGTTGCCTGCATCAATTGAACATCTAACTGCGCTTGAAAAGTTAAATTTTACAAGAACTGCAATACAAAAACTACCTTCATCCTTTGGAAATTTCAATGCCCTAAAAGAGTTATGGTTAGGTGGAACTGCTATAGAAGAGTTGCCTTCATCAATTGGAGATCTCACTGCGCTTAAAGGATTAGATTTACAAGGATGTGAAAACCTTGCAAATTTGCCACAAAGTATTTATGGGTTGCAAAATCTGGAGTATTTTAATCTCAGTCGATGCCCAAAACTTGTCACACTTCCAAATAACTTGATCTCTGAAGTTTTATCGAGTGCAGAATCACTTCCTTTGGAGGTTCGAACCAACGCAAACAGTCCACACGATGGTGACTTCGTGAGGCCGAGGGTGATGTATTTTGAAGAGTGCAATGCATCGAACATTGATTGCTTGGAGAATTTTTGTTGCTGGTCCAACTTAACAATAATTAATCTATCCAAAAGCGATTTTGTCAGTCTTCTTGTGTGCATTAGCAAATGTGTCAACTTGTGGGAGCTTGATTTGAGGGGTTGCAAGAGGCTTGAAGAAATTATAGGACAACTTCCGGCGTCTATAGCAAGGATCGATATGGCTGATTGCGTATCACTGGAAAGATTTTCAACATTGTCAAAGATATTGGAAGACGAAGACATGCAAGGCATTAGTGACATGGACTTGTCTAATTGCCATAGGCTATGCGATAATCTAAGGTTGGACGTTTCAAAGATGGCAAAAATTTTACTGAATCAG ATGAACAGGAATGAGAAGATTATTGTTAAACTACCTGGCAGTGACAGTGAAGTTCCAGAGTGGTTCACTTTTCGTAATTACTTTGATGACTATGATGAGAGTAAATTTGATTACTTTGATATTGATGGCAGGAGTGCTCATTATTACGAACTTCCTATTGAAATTCCTTGGACTTCCATATTGGAGAACACAAAATTGGTTTTGTGTGCTGTTTGGGAAATTACGGAATCATTTGTTAGCCCTTGTTCTCTTCTATTTGAGTTGTATTATTATCGTCTAGATAGGTTGGAGGTGTCTGGAGGAGAGACAGGGGCAGGTAATGTGTGGCTAGAATGTATTCCATTGTCATTTGCTCACAGGCAGTTGTCTCATGGTTTTGGAGTTACTGTTGTCGGCAAAGGGTTGCGCATCAAAAGCATTGGGGCCCACATGGCTCCTATCAGTATGTCAAgggatggtgatgatgatggcaAACATATTGATGAAAATGAAttagatgatgatggtgatgtaGGTGATGAAGTTCGACccaaaaagagaacaaagatATGA